From one Humulus lupulus chromosome 8, drHumLupu1.1, whole genome shotgun sequence genomic stretch:
- the LOC133795733 gene encoding uncharacterized protein LOC133795733: MDDESDMEDQILEVVVLSDSEDDIGDVREDTVEENQDPVQSDRNRKGKQVDVRENTSEDSQDKVQADVRENTAEKSQDKVQRDKKGKGKQSDEDFILEEEEFEQDVEAEIEMGTQSDPRKWWRSVSDFCTQNLDDGDSDGICSEEELHELKSDDEFDAGDREYVFIFNDSNRVRVKCKGANCEWMLFASIVNKIDGKTMRVKTLVDKHSCGIVLDNKKLTSTWLAKHFLEQFRLNPSMEYNAFREITAKTKYSRVSSWTFYRARTKARKMLDGSVKEQYAILDEYCKRLLATNPNSTVKLKTDLVNGRRQFQRIYICLKACRDGWLGGCRPLIGLDGCFLKGYCRSILLAAVGINGNNSMFHIAYCVTEKENTEVWTWFLELLKADIGSLSPTKVTMMSDRQKGLENAVGAIFSGSNTTTQAEFARAMQEVKDVSDGAYNWLAGKNPTEWTKSHISEYPKCDILVNNLCESFNAAILDARDKPIITLLEKIRFWLMSQFYNKKSELEKMTQPVGKRILKIIEKQKEVAKHCLVTRSDKFQFQVQCSNGSALVVDLEFRTCTCRRFQLSGLPCGNALATIWFMGGNVFDYVHGFYKKESLQKAYEQSVHPMPSPDMWPQTGLNPIDPPPETKLPGRPKKARRRETDEPPPALKKAQRTGQVKTCNNCLKTGHMRETCKSAKVVENHVVKKRGRPPLQNPTESTLLRKERRLKQHAKGGTSGAKNAQPDTV, encoded by the exons ATGGATGATGAAAGTGATATGGAAGACCAAATACTAGAGGTAGTTGTGCTTTCGGATTCAGAGGATGATATTGGTGATGTGAGGGAGGATACAGTTGAGGAGAACCAAGACCCGGTTCAAAGTGACAGAAATAGGAAAGGAAAGCAAGTTGATGTGAGGGAAAATACATCTGAGGATAGCCAAGACAAAGTTCAAGCTGATGTGAGGGAAAATACAGCTGAGAAGAGCCAAGACAAAGTTCAGCGTGAcaaaaaagggaaaggaaagcaaagTGATGAAGATTTCATATTGGAGGAGGAAGAGTTTGAGCAAGATGTTGAAGCTGAGATAGAGATGGGTACACAGTCTGACCCTAGGAAGTGGTGGCGATCAGTTTCAGATTTTTGTACTCAAAATCTTGATGATGGAGACTCAGATGGTATATGTTCTGAGGAGGAGTTACACGAATTGAAGTCAGATGATGAGTTTGATGCTG GTGATCgagaatatgtatttattttcaatgaTTCAAATAGAGTTAGAGTTAAGTGCAAGGGTGCAAACTGTGAGTGGATGTTGTTTGCTTCAATAGTTAACAAGATAGATGGCAAAACAATGAGGGTCAAAACACTTGTTGACAAGCATAGTTGTGGCATTGTTTTGGACAATAAAAAGCTGACCTCAACTTGGCTTGCAAAGCACTTTTTGGAGCAATTTAGGCTAAATCCGAGTATGGAATACAATGCATTTAGGGAGATAACTGCAAAGACCAAGTACTCACGTGTGTCTAGCTGGACATTTTACAGGGCCAGGACAAAAGCAAGGAAGATGTTGGATGGGTCTGTCAAGGAACAATACGCCATTCTTGATGAATACTGTAAAAGGTTGTTGGCTACCAATCCCAACTCTACTGTGAAGTTGAAAACTGATTTGGTTAATGGGAGAAGGCAATTTCAGCGTATTTATATTTGTCTTAAGGCATGTAGAGATGGCTGGTTGGGGGGTTGTAGACCTCTAATTGGTCTTGATGGCTGCTTTTTAAAAGGATATTGTAGAAGCATTTTATTGGCTGCAGTAGGCATTAACGGTAACAACTCCATGTTTCACATTGCCTACTGTGTTACTGAAAAGGAAAACACTGAGGTTTGGACTTGGTTCTTGGAGCTATTGAAGGCTGATATTGGGAGTTTGAGTCCCACCAAGGTGACAATGATGAGTGATCGTCAAAAAGGATTAGAAAATGCAGTGGGAGCCATCTTTAGTGGGT CTAATACTACAACACAAGCTGAGTTTGCTCGAGCAATGCAAGAAGTCAAGGATGTCTCAGATGGTGCTTACAATTGGCTGGCCGGGAAGAACCCCACAGAATGGACTAAGTCACATATTTCAGAGTACCCAAAATGTGACATTTTGGTGAATAATTTGTGTGAGAGTTTCAATGCAGCCATACTTGATGCTCGCGACAAGCCAATTATAACTTTACTAGAGAAAATTAGATTTTGGTTGATGTCTCAGTTTTATAACAAAAAATCTGAGTTGGAGAAGATGACTCAACCTGTGGGGAAGAGAATTTTGAAGATAATTGAGAAGCAAAAAGAGGTTGCAAAGCATTGTCTGGTTACTAGGTCTGACAAGTTTCAGTTTCAGGTTCAATGCAGCAATGGTAGTGCCTTGGTTGTCGATTTGGAATTCAGAACTTGTACATGTAGGAGGTTTCAACTATCTGGGCTTCCTTGTGGCAATGCACTAGCTACTATCTGGTTCATGGGAGGTAATGTCTTTGATTATGTCCACGGATTCTATAAAAAAGAATCATTGCAAAAAGCATATGAACAGAGTGTGCATCCTATGCCTAGTCCAGATATGTGGCCTCAGACAGGACTCAACCCAATTGATCCACCACCTGAGACGAAGCTGCCTGGAAGACCTAAGAAAGCTAGGAGAAGGGAGACAGATGAACCTCCACCTGCTTTAAAGAAAGCTCAAAGAACTGGACAAGTTAAAACATGCAACAATTGTCTGAAAACAGGCCACATGAGAGAAACATGCAAATCTGCTAAGGTGGTTGAG AATCATGTGGTCAAAAAGCGAGGTCGTCCACCACTGCAGAACCCAACTGAATCCACACTTTTAAGGAAGGAAAGAAGACTGAAACAACATGCTAAAGGAGGAACTAGTGGTGCAAAGAATGCTCAACCCGATACTGTCTGA
- the LOC133795734 gene encoding uncharacterized protein LOC133795734, producing the protein MEIGKNCHCRTPRPVVERTTWTNKNPGRRFRTCNKYRIHGGCNFFERIDPPMCHRAKVVIPGLLRKIGDLETEITSLSTTTDIGSHRQCSGSSNGFETQSHNLQNVGRESCESCAESKGKANDGGRMQCYYFLNTIIDNDKAIAP; encoded by the exons ATGGAGATTGGAAAAAATTGCCATTGTCGAACACCAAGGCCAGTGGTAGAAAGAACGACTTGGACAAACAAAAATCCTGGGCGAAGATTCAGAACATGCAACAAGTATCGG ATTCATGGTGGGTGTAATTTCTTTGAAAGGATAGACCCTCCAATGTGCCATCGAGCAAAGGTGGTCATCCCTGGATTACTAAGAAAAATTGGTGACCTTGAAACTGAAATCACATCCCTAAGTACGACAACTGACATTGGAAGTCATCGGCAATGCAGTGGTTCTTCAAATGGATTTGAGACACAATCTCACAACCTTCAAAATGTTGGAAGAGAAAGCTGTGAAAGTTGTGCTGAAAGCAAGGGTAAAGCAAATGATGGAGGTCGAATGCAGTGTTACTACTTTTTGAATACTAT TATTGACAATGACAAAGCTATTGCACCCTAG